A stretch of Coccidioides posadasii str. Silveira chromosome 2, complete sequence DNA encodes these proteins:
- a CDS encoding uncharacterized protein (EggNog:ENOG410PMX0~COG:S~BUSCO:2980at33183): MTLDSALLYRPTDSLILPDRRRFFPFKIPNSHHQLRHYISTSDPDRIYVAVGRIIYTIHISSRKREIITVIPFEPKCLTAGLGWIGIGGSENGDCAFIKLGDSGITSPRTRAAALDADIDSPLPLDLDPPLRRLPPRAPEVIVQEFGGSIVNSVTLHRLPAPREGLDHEDVAVLSNNDKTVSIFSLTRQEMLETIRHPICMNYAIISPDSKVLAAVGDANQIWFYHVRPITDEHGPVQDGDKLLSEWKWPLIKKVDLDSDPHYDDQCCFTIAFSPCSSLCAVGSQGGIITIFDMNSILNVDLEGYKAGEEVLCVFRSSRSFFDGGAVRCMTFSPRPWDLLVWVEDHGRVGVADIRQAFSRRQILNLDMEEEGLERIRTQNLDKIDDGEGSEPESENEPSRDPTRSPEDARGTGRMFRRRMHESQQDSQTMREELARDLTARERQIIDFLNTARWASSIEEGPQRAPRYASPLPGSGSSPPRGSRHSPLSSSPPDHFPRHEHIRDRNLERTRIALIPHPTITLRWTASPSQLPPSDSPFETTPSNSATTSSAIHVNGRANSGSNGHEGTSEIAIPRARVLFDRSLGVSTSNGSGQRQRGLRSRSIPRRSERPPGATAEVQDSPGGPNAETRTNLAAERLRLQRRAAIEESQRLNQWEQQYRRLMEFDQLRNNPRFRSLRGDFSDRPNREEMGVGTAGVGWGEDGRTLYIGTEEGIFEYQINIQDRKTFPGISCR, from the exons ATGACGCTCGACTCTGCATTGCT CTATCGACCAACCGACTCTCTTATTCTACCTGACCGTCGAAGATTCTTTCCCTTCAAAATCCCAAACTC CCATCATCAACTCCGTCACTACATTAGCACCTCCGACCCGGACAGGATCTATGTCGCTGTAGGCAGGATCATATATACTATCCACATCTCGTCTCGCAAACGCGAAATCATAACCGTCATCCCCTTCGAGCCAAAATGCCTGACCGCCGGGTTGGGTTGGATCGGTATCGGAGGCAGCGAAAACGGTGATTGCGCATTCATCAAACTGGGCGACTCTGGAATCACCTCTCCACGAACTAGGGCCGCCGCCCTCGACGCCGATATCGATTCTCCGCTTCCTCTCGATCTAGATCCTCCCCTCAGGAGACTACCTCCACGCGCACCTG AAGTGATTGTCCAGGAATTCGGCGGCAGCATCGTCAACTCCGTGACCCTCCATCGGCTGCCAGCCCCACGCGAAGGCCTTGATCATGAAGATGTTGCTGTCCTGAG CAATAACGACAAAACCGTAAGCATTTTCTCTCTAACTCGGCAGGAGATGCTGGAAACGATTCGCCATCCAATTTGCATGAACTATGCCATCATCTCGCCGGATTCAAAGGTCCTAGCAGCAGTAGGAGATGCGAATCAGATCTGGTTTTATCATGTTCGGCCAATTACCGATGAACACGGTCCCGTACAGGATGGAGATAAGCTTCTCTCCGAATGGAAGTGGCCTCTTATTAAGAAGGTCGACCTGGACTCTGACCCCCATTATGATGATCAGTGCTGCTTCACAATCGCCTTCTCGCCATGTAGCAGTCTATGTGCAGTTGGATCTCAGGGTGGAATAATCACGATTTTCGACATGAATTCCATCCTCAATGTTGACTTGGAAGGTTACAAGGCCGGCGAAGAGGTTCTATGTGTCTTTAGATCATCCAGGTCCTTCTTTGACGGCGGCGCGGTCCGCTGTATGACCTTTTCTCCACGGCCTTGGGATTTACTTGTTTGGGTTGAAGATCATGGCCGAGTGGGAGTAGCAGACATTCGTCAAGCATTTTCTCGCCGACAAATTCTGAACCTGGAcatggaagaagaagggcTCGAACGTATACGCACCCAGAATTTGGataaaattgatgatggcgaAGGATCGGAACCCGAAAGCGAAAACGAACCTTCTCGAGATCCAACCCGGTCACCTGAAGATGCTCGGGGTACTGGACGCATGTTTCGTAGGAGAATGCACGAGAGCCAACAAGATAGCCAAACTATGCGCGAGGAGCTAGCTCGAGACCTTACAGCAAGGGAACGGCAGATTATCGATTTTCTGAATACGGCTAGATGGGCATCATCTATTGAAGAAGGCCCCCAAAGGGCTCCAAGGTATGCAAGCCCGCTTCCCGGATCTGGTTCTTCGCCTCCTAGGGGTAGTCGCCATTCACCGCTTTCATCGTCCCCGCCGGATCACTTCCCTCGGCATGAGCACATCAGGGATCGTAATCTGGAGCGCACCCGTATAG CTTTAATACCTCACCCGACGATCACTTTACGATGGACTGCGTCCCCCTCGCAATTGCCACCTTCAGATTCCCCATTCGAAACAACTCCCAGCAATTCAGCAACGACTTCGTCCGCCATTCACGTCAATGGACGAGCCAACTCTGGCTCTAATGGACATGAGGGTACTTCCGAAATCGCTATCCCGCGAGCTCGTGTGCTTTTTGACCGCTCCTTAGGAGTCTCTACAAGTAACGGAAGTGGCCAACGGCAGCGTGGCCTCCGATCTAGGTCCATACCCCGCCGTTCCGAGCGACCGCCGGGTGCCACAGCTGAGGTTCAAGACTCTCCAGGTGGCCCGAATGCTGAAACACGCACGAATCTAGCGGCCGAGCGGCTACGACTCCAGCGGCGTGCAGCCATCGAGGAAAGTCAGCGCCTTAACCAGTGGGAGCAACAGTATCGTCGGCTTATGGAGTTTGATCAACTTCGCAACAACCCTCGGTTTAGGAGTTTACGGGGCGACTTCTCGGACCGCCCTAATCGAGAGGAAATGGGCGTTGGGACCGCGGGAGTTGGTTGGGGCGAAGATGGACGGACGCT GTATATCGGCACCGAGGAGGGTATTTTTGAATACCAAATTAATATTCAGGACCGGAAGACATTCCCTGGTATTTCATGTCGGTAA
- a CDS encoding uncharacterized protein (EggNog:ENOG410PHEF~COG:A~BUSCO:514at33183) yields the protein MASDLASAMQQVQINAQALDVDAELDAWIDGAGEATEGKRRKRQPQSAEELKRELEEEFLAPSPRFNTQWLNRLQKRWEAPVDYADLFELAPTQTRTVIRFTREGLEGRVTRYREVTVPAGSATAKNSTSLRRRPAGRAEFVRGAAGFYPFEPGGLEAVEAISLLESEAQAEELRASAAAGKSSLDRIIKFGVEGGLLEVAPGLSRGFDFKKEKAAEAERDADDVQDALQRDDSELDREVGEAGHEVDGGPKKEEPDEGLASDEEEDIDSLLPVEYPALEPRGELLAASTKKAGREWAHVVDVNKEITNFYDLVPDMAREYPFELDTFQKEAVYHLENGDSVFVAAHTSAGKTVVAEYAIALAAKHMTKAIYTSPIKALSNQKFRDFRNTFDDVGILTGDVQINPEASCLIMTTEILRSMLYRGADLIRDVEFVIFDEVHYVNDLERGVVWEEVIIMLPEHVTLILLSATVPNTYEFASWVGRTKKKDIYVISTPKRPVPLEHFLWAGKSMHKIVDAEKRFIESGWKQADDILSGRDKVRAQKEAEAKANQRGGFVDRGRGQSQRGAQRGAQRGGPQRGGGGQQRGGPQQRGRGQPAPRGIGNIARTGRGGGRTTAAQDRNIWVHLVLHLKKESMLPACIFVFSKKRCEENADSLSNQDFCVASEKSSIHMLIEKSLARLKVEDRRLPQIRRVRELLSRGIGVHHGGLLPIIKEIVEILFARGLVKVLFATETFAMGLNLPTRTVVFSGFRKHDGRQFRDLLPGEYTQMAGRAGRRGLDTVGSVIIATSGRDEAPPIWALKKMILGDPTKLRSQFRLTYNMILNLLRVEALKIEEMIKRSFSENATQALLPEHQKQVQISEATLEKITREPCAICDIDLETCHRASVEFGRLTVRLHTLLLASPVGRRLFATKRVVVYRKNGVRTVGMLAKEGVSGGAAPSLQVFEFGPQSLVRHPSDILPYLPMFRHYFVPLPRLASDMHMKTCKVPLMDLECVTSAMVKFGGPPYALNNKKEGLKIANKELIPLASSWEKAEWDELDWGRMKELQVIEVLNERQQQLEIAQSCQCFQCPQFLKHFEMQHDEWQVKENISQLKQLMSDQNLQLLPDYEQRLQVLKDLGFVDEACRVQLKGKVACEIHSADELVLTELILENVLAEYEPEEIVALLSAFVFEEKTENAPTLTPRLEKGKEAIIDISNRVNDLQVKHQVILSSEDAGDFESKPRFNLVEVVYEWARGMSFNRITDLTDVMEGTIVRVITRLDETCREVKSAAKLVGDPSLYTKMQTAQEMIKRDVIFAASLYM from the exons ATGGCCAGCGACCTCGCCTCCGCCATGCAGCAGGTGCAGATCAACGCCCAAGCCCTTGACGTAGATGCTGAACTTGATGCCTGGATCGACGGCGCCGGCGAAGCCACAGAAGGCAAGCGGCGAAAGCGACAACCCCAATCCGCAGAGGAACTCAAGCGGGAGCTGGAGGAAGAATTCCTGGCTCCCTCACCAAGATTCAATACCCAATGGCTAAACCGGCTCCAGAAGCGCTGGGAGGCTCCCGTCGATTATGCAGATTTATTCGAGCTTGCGCCCACCCAGACCCGGACAGTTATCAGATTCACCCGCGAGGGCCTGGAGGGTAGGGTTACTCGCTACCGTGAAGTCACTGTGCCTGCGGGTAGCGCGACGGCCAAGAACTCGACGTCGCTTCGCAGGCGGCCAGCTGGGCGGGCGGAGTTTGTGAGAGGTGCTGCGGGGTTTTATCCGTTTGAGCCCGGCGGTTTGGAAGCAGTGGAGGCTATTTCTCTTCTGGAGTCTGAGGCGCAGGCTGAAGAGCTGCGGGCAAGCGCGGCGGCGGGGAAGTCTTCGCTTGATCGAATTATCAAGTTTGGGGTTGAGGGTGGGCTGTTGGAAGTTGCGCCGGGTTTATCGCGTGGGtttgatttcaaaaaagagaaagctGCCGAAGCTGAGAGGGATGCGGATGATGTGCAGGATGCGTTGCAGCGAGATGACAGCGAGCTGGATCGCGAGGTCGGAGAGGCTGGTCACGAAGTCGATGGTGGacccaaaaaagaagagcCAGACGAAGGGTTGGCCTCcgatgaggaagaagatattgattCCTTGCTTCCTGTTGAATACCCAGCCTTGGAGCCTCGGGGGGAACTTCTGGCTGCTTCAACGAAGAAAGCCGGGAGAGAATGGGCTCATGTGGTGGACGTTAATAAAGAGATCACGAATTTTTACGATTTGGTGCCTGATATGGCTCGAGAATATCCATTCGAGTTGGATACATTCCAAAAGGAGGCAGTCTATCACCTTGAGAATGGTGACTCCGTTTTTGTTGCGGCCCATACGTCTGCCGGAAAGACGGTCGTTGCTGAATATGCCATTGCATTGGCTGCCAAACATATGACCAAGGCCATTTACACCTCTCCAATCAAGGCGCTGAGCAATCAGAAATTCCGAGATTTCAGAAATACATTCGACGATGTGGGAATTTTAACGGGAGATGTTCAGATAAACCCCGAAGCTAGCTGTTTGATTATGACCACCGAGATTTTGAGAAGTATGCTCTACCGCGGTGCGGACTTGATAAGAGATGTAGAATTTGTTATCTTTGACGAAGTCCACTACGTTAACGATTTGGAAAGGGGAGTTGTCTGGGAAGAGGTTATCATCATGCTTCCGGAACATGTTACGCTGATTCTGTTATCCGCTACCGTGCCAAACACTTACGAATTTGCATCCTGGGTGGGTCggacgaagaagaaagatatcTACGTCATTTCTACACCCAAACGTCCCGTGCCTTTGGAGCATTTTCTCTGGGCCGGCAAAAGCATGCACAAAATTGTCGACGCTGAAAAGAGATTCATCGAAAGTGGCTGGAAACAAGCCGATGACATTTTGTCCGGGCGTGATAAGGTCCGTGCACAGAAGGAAGCAGAAGCCAAAGCTAACCAGAGAGGTGGGTTCGTTGACCGTGGACGCGGACAATCTCAGCGTGGTGCCCAACGTGGTGCTCAACGAGGCGGACCACAGCGCGGCGGTGGCGGTCAGCAGCGAGGTGGCCCACAGCAACGAGGACGAGGACAGCCAGCTCCACGAGGCATTGGCAACATTGCGCGAACCGGACGAGGGGGCGGGCGCACCACAGCAGCTCAAGATCGAAATATATGGGTCCACCTTGTGCTACATCTTAAAAAAGAAAGTATGCTTCCAGCATGTATTTTTGTGTTTTCGAAGAAACGGTGTGAGGAAAATGCGGATTCGCTATCTAATCAAGATTTTTGTGTGGCCTCCGAGAAGAGCTCGATCCACATGCTCATTGAGAAATCGTTAGCCCGTCTAAAGGTGGAGGACAGACGACTCCCTCAGATTCGAAGAGTGAGAGAATTGCTCAGCAGGGGAATCGGCGTGCACCATGGTGGTCTTTTGCCTATTATCAAGGAAATTGTGGAGATTCTCTTCGCCAGAGGTCTCGTTAAGGTTCTATTTGCTACTGAGACGTTTGCCATGGGGCTGAACCTGCCTACTAGGACCGTGGTCTTCTCCGGTTTCAGGAAGCATGATGGCAGGCAATTTCGGGACCTTCTTCCTGGGGAGTATACCCAGATGGCCGGTAGAGCCGGGCGCCGTGGTCTCGACACTGTTGGGTCAGTGATAATTGCCACCTCCGGGCGAGACGAGGCGCCTCCGATTTGggctttgaagaagatgattcTTGGTGATCCTACTAAGCTTCGTTCCCAGTTCCGTCTCACTTATAATATGATCTTGAACCTTCTGCGTGTTGAGGCACTGAAAATTGAGGAGATGATCAAGAGAAGCTTTAGCGAGAATGCCACACAGGCGCTCTTGCCTGaacatcagaagcaggtgCAAATATCCGAAGCTACGCTGGAAAAGATAACACGAGAACCATGCGCGATCTGCGATATTGACCTGGAAACATGCCATAGAGCCTCAGTTGAGTTTGGGCGTTTGACCGTTAGGCTCCACACTCTCCTTTTGGCGTCCCCGGTGGGCAGACGGCTCTTCGCAACGAAGAGGGTAGTGGTATATAGAAAG AATGGTGTGCGAACAGTCGGCATGCTAGCGAAAGAGGGTGTTAGCGGCGGCGCTGCACCCTCGCTTCAAGTCTTCGAATTTGGGCCTCAAAGTCTAGTCCGTCACCCTAGTGATATCCTGCCGTATCTCCCTATGTTCCGGCATTACTTCGTGCCGCTGCCAAGATTGGCTTCCGACATGCATATGAAGACTTGCAAGGTCCCACTTATGGATCTAGAATGTGTCACGTCGGCCATGGTAAAGTTTGGAGGTCCGCCTTACGctctaaataataagaagg AGGGATTGAAGATCGCAAACAAAGAGTTAATACCCTTGGCTTCGTCGTGGGAAAAGGCTGAATGGGATGAGCTTGACTGGGGCCGGATGAAGGAATTGCAGGTTATAGAGGTTTTAAACGAGAGGCAGCAACAACTGGAAATCGCCCAGTCATGCCAGTGCTTTCAATGCCCCCAGTTCTTAAAGCAT TTTGAAATGCAACATGATGAGTGGCAGGTGAAGGAGAATATTTCGCAATTAAAACAGCTGATGTCAGATCAAAACCTTCAATTACTGCCAGACTATGAGCAACGGTTACAGGTGTTAAAAGACCTTGGCTTCGTTGACGAGGCCTGCAGGGTGCAGCTCAAGGGTAAAGTTGCATGCGAG ATCCACTCGGCAGACGAGTTAGTCCTCACGGAACTGATACTCGAGAACGTCTTGGCCGAGTATGAACCCGAAGAAATCGTTGCTCTTCTATCCGCTTTTGTGTTTGAAGAAAAGACCGAGAACGCTCCGACGTTGACGCCGCGACTAGAAAAGGGTAAAGAAGCGATTATCGATATCTCTAATAGGGTCAACGACCTTCAAGTCAAACATCAAGTGATATTGTCCAGCGAAGACGCAGGCGACTTTGAAAGCAAACCACGCTTCAACCTTGTCGAAGTTGTCTATGAATGGGCACGAGGAATGTCTTTCAACCGCATCACTGATTTAACTGATGTGATGGAGGGCACAATCGTGAGAGTGATCACTCGTCTCGATGAAACATGCCGCGAAGTGAAGAGCGCCGCGAAACTGGTGGGGGATCCTTCGTTATACACGAAAATGCAGACAGCACAGGAGATGATCAAGAGAGATGTCATATTCGCCGCCTCTCTATACATGTAG